In Flavobacteriales bacterium, one genomic interval encodes:
- a CDS encoding gliding motility-associated C-terminal domain-containing protein, producing the protein MIYYTMKKLISSALILSLAFTVQAGNEHEHDHGTNATITANVQQTFVQNLGQWSDKVLYRTGVNGAMMFVEQNSWTWSKLEDSAADRMHDIALLSNEEQNSLVFNGHAWRMRFVDGRSDRTIGTDKGAHYENFFLGNDRSKWKGHVPVFGGLVQQNVWPGIDVMLSKVNGNFKYDVVLEPGADHSKVALTYDGLNAMSIGKEGELILTTTVGDVTELAPVAFYGDEKGGAIPCSFILDGTTVKFKFDQPVDPSRTIVIDPVLIAGTYSGATGASNYGHCATFDNAGNIFTAGRNFGPTYPATVGAFQTAMGGGGTDISLSKYSPDGSILIWASYLGGSDGENPHSLVTNAVGELIVLGSTSSSDFPVTVGAFDNTNADLDISVTHFSFDGSALEGSTFVGGSGSDGYNTMYANYGEAYRGEVIVDPVGNILVSSFSSSADFSTTAGAFQTSLAGGQDAVIVVLDPTCGQVLASTFVGGTSDDNAMGLRIAANGEILIAGITESTDLPIPAGGYQTTYIGGDRDGYVMRFSSDLTTQIAGTFFGTTNGDGAYFIDLDSSDDVWIYGQTDGTVPVAPAGTYGATGQGNIFIAKLQADLTSAPITTMIPGDVAPVAFLVDVCDHVYISGYNSSGALPVTGDALYNTGSFYLASFDVGLSDILFGTHYGGSHVDGGTSRFDKNGIVYQGVCSGGQSMQSTTWAYAPVNQVGWDIAVFKIDFETAGVQANVSSDAITGCVPATFNLTATGIAPEFIWDLGDGSPQQTGTNVTVTYDSVGTYLVTLIGNDPNSCNIADTTYITLYVYDPASTLAAFEATPLSTCDGYFLQLNNTSIGANQFTWTFGDGATSSGTAPTHEYAGPGTYQVGLLAVDGICISADSTTMPVTFTTPSLAFDPDSPGYLCPNGTTQISAGTGFDTYLWETGSLNATITVTEVGNYTVTVTDGFCTATDSIDVFLATLPPPMEDIFICGADIGSLSPNYGVSNILWNTGSTEEAIPVEGGNTYSFIATDLQGCAVLDTIDVFHISPIRAHNFIPNVFSPNGDQKNDIFGVDGIGFQDFRMEVYDRWGLKMYETTSIQKGWNGGKDNATESGVPDGTYFYIISFKDRCASDEFAEHHGHVTLVR; encoded by the coding sequence ATGATCTACTACACAATGAAAAAATTGATCTCTTCCGCATTGATCCTATCGTTAGCGTTCACCGTACAAGCCGGTAACGAGCATGAACATGATCATGGAACTAATGCGACCATTACAGCGAACGTCCAACAGACATTCGTTCAGAATCTTGGACAATGGTCGGATAAGGTGCTTTACAGGACCGGTGTGAATGGTGCAATGATGTTCGTTGAACAGAACAGTTGGACATGGTCCAAGTTGGAGGACAGCGCTGCTGATCGGATGCACGATATCGCACTCTTATCGAATGAGGAACAAAATTCGCTGGTATTCAACGGACATGCATGGCGTATGCGTTTCGTTGATGGTCGTTCGGATAGGACCATAGGAACGGACAAGGGCGCACATTACGAGAACTTTTTCCTTGGCAATGATCGGTCCAAATGGAAAGGCCATGTGCCCGTTTTCGGTGGTCTGGTCCAGCAAAATGTTTGGCCAGGGATCGATGTCATGCTTTCCAAAGTGAACGGCAACTTCAAATACGATGTGGTTCTGGAACCAGGCGCGGACCATTCGAAAGTGGCCCTTACGTATGATGGATTGAACGCCATGAGCATTGGAAAAGAAGGGGAGTTGATCCTTACGACCACTGTTGGTGATGTTACCGAGTTGGCTCCGGTTGCTTTTTACGGCGACGAAAAAGGTGGAGCCATCCCTTGCTCATTCATTCTTGATGGAACTACCGTGAAGTTCAAATTTGATCAACCTGTGGACCCGTCGCGGACGATCGTGATAGATCCTGTGCTGATCGCAGGTACGTATTCCGGTGCAACAGGTGCCAGTAACTATGGGCATTGCGCAACCTTCGATAATGCGGGAAACATATTTACCGCTGGCCGCAATTTCGGGCCTACATATCCGGCAACGGTCGGTGCATTTCAGACCGCAATGGGAGGTGGTGGAACGGATATCAGTCTGAGCAAATATTCTCCCGACGGAAGTATCTTGATCTGGGCATCCTATCTGGGTGGTTCCGATGGTGAGAACCCACATAGTCTTGTTACGAATGCTGTTGGTGAATTGATCGTGCTGGGATCCACCAGTTCTTCAGATTTCCCTGTCACAGTCGGGGCTTTCGATAACACCAACGCTGATCTGGATATCAGTGTAACACATTTCTCGTTCGATGGATCGGCTTTGGAAGGCTCAACTTTCGTGGGTGGCTCTGGATCGGATGGTTACAATACCATGTACGCGAATTACGGAGAGGCCTATCGCGGTGAAGTGATCGTTGATCCTGTTGGCAATATTCTTGTTTCCAGCTTTTCCAGCTCCGCTGATTTTTCTACTACCGCCGGTGCTTTCCAAACATCGCTAGCAGGCGGTCAAGATGCCGTTATCGTCGTGTTGGATCCAACGTGTGGTCAAGTTCTTGCATCAACTTTCGTAGGTGGAACATCGGATGACAATGCCATGGGTCTTCGCATTGCCGCTAATGGCGAGATCCTAATTGCCGGTATTACCGAAAGCACTGATCTACCCATCCCGGCCGGCGGTTACCAAACAACTTATATCGGCGGCGATCGCGATGGGTATGTTATGCGTTTCAGCAGTGACCTGACCACGCAGATCGCTGGTACGTTTTTTGGAACTACCAACGGTGACGGAGCGTATTTCATCGATCTGGATAGCTCGGACGATGTATGGATCTATGGCCAAACGGATGGCACCGTTCCCGTTGCACCGGCCGGAACTTACGGGGCTACCGGTCAAGGGAATATCTTCATCGCTAAACTGCAAGCTGATCTGACGAGCGCTCCGATCACGACCATGATCCCTGGCGATGTTGCTCCGGTTGCATTCTTGGTGGATGTTTGCGATCACGTTTATATCTCAGGCTATAACTCAAGTGGTGCATTACCTGTTACGGGGGACGCTCTGTATAATACCGGTAGCTTCTATCTCGCTTCATTCGATGTTGGACTTTCGGATATTTTGTTCGGTACGCATTATGGTGGTAGCCACGTTGATGGTGGAACAAGCCGATTCGATAAGAACGGGATCGTATACCAGGGCGTCTGTAGCGGAGGTCAAAGCATGCAGTCCACCACGTGGGCATACGCCCCCGTAAATCAGGTTGGTTGGGATATCGCTGTATTCAAGATCGATTTCGAGACGGCAGGTGTGCAAGCCAATGTTTCTTCGGATGCCATTACGGGGTGCGTTCCGGCCACATTCAATCTCACGGCAACAGGGATCGCTCCTGAATTTATTTGGGACCTCGGAGACGGCTCACCCCAACAGACCGGCACTAACGTTACGGTTACCTATGATTCCGTGGGAACTTATCTCGTAACACTGATCGGGAATGACCCGAATTCCTGCAACATCGCCGATACGACCTATATCACATTGTATGTGTACGATCCTGCTTCGACACTTGCGGCATTCGAGGCAACTCCCCTAAGCACATGCGATGGTTATTTCCTTCAACTGAACAATACATCCATTGGTGCTAATCAATTCACTTGGACCTTTGGTGATGGGGCCACGTCCTCAGGAACAGCTCCGACCCATGAATATGCTGGGCCTGGTACGTATCAAGTTGGTCTGCTCGCCGTGGATGGCATCTGCATTTCAGCGGACTCCACAACGATGCCTGTTACGTTCACTACGCCATCATTGGCTTTTGACCCTGATTCACCCGGTTATCTGTGCCCGAACGGCACAACGCAGATCAGTGCTGGTACAGGGTTCGATACGTATTTGTGGGAAACGGGTTCATTGAATGCCACGATCACAGTGACTGAGGTCGGTAATTACACAGTGACCGTTACAGACGGGTTCTGCACGGCAACGGATTCCATTGATGTGTTCTTGGCCACACTGCCGCCTCCGATGGAGGATATCTTCATCTGTGGTGCGGATATTGGGTCCTTATCACCGAATTACGGTGTTTCGAACATCTTGTGGAATACCGGAAGTACAGAGGAGGCTATTCCAGTTGAAGGTGGAAATACCTACTCCTTCATCGCAACTGATCTGCAAGGATGTGCCGTTCTGGATACCATCGATGTATTCCACATTTCACCGATCCGCGCACATAATTTCATTCCGAACGTGTTCTCACCGAACGGCGATCAGAAGAACGATATTTTCGGGGTCGATGGGATCGGATTCCAGGATTTCAGAATGGAGGTCTACGATCGTTGGGGATTGAAGATGTACGAGACCACTTCGATCCAAAAAGGTTGGAACGGTGGAAAGGATAATGCCACGGAATCAGGAGTTCCCGATGGTACGTATTTCTATATCATCTCGTTCAAGGATCGTTGCGCCTCGGATGAATTCGCCGAGCATCATGGGCATGTGACTTTGGTGCGGTAG
- a CDS encoding PKD domain-containing protein, with product MDITLHRSLRNLIFLAALLPISTFAEHDHGSRSVRFSRNLGQWDQPVLYKSGVNGATVFMERNGISWVKYEDGTSEKIHNSAELSKAERDAMVIKGHAWRMRFFQPSQDLSVSAEDIQPGYENYFLGNEPSKWKHHVPAFSEVIYNNVWEGIDVRYHAVDGNLKYDVLLKANSDPNDVAFYFDGLDGIAVNADGQLIMLTSVGNVVELKPIAFYSDGTKEPLKCDFQVRHGMLRFLLEEGYDHDRPITIDPVLIASTLSGAVGSDNYGHCATYDNSENIYSGARNFGSGYPATVGAFQIANGGGGTDMSFSKYNPDGSNLIWATYLGGSSGENPHSMIVNSLGELCILGSTSSSNYPVSSAAMSSSNGGGTDMVITHFSADCSSVIGSTYVGGTAEDGVNSMWGNYGETYRGEIFLDGANNILVASFTSSSNFPTTAGCLQAGLGGAQDAVVLAIQPNCSSLLYSTYLGGTANDSGLGLRIAANGDVFVTGGTESSNFPTTPGSVTPSYMGGTRDGYVVRLTSDLTSMIAGTFFGTDEEDTSYFLDIDLNEDVWIYGQTEGIIPISPVGTYGQANAGIFIAKFSGDLTSLPITTTIGPIGGGGWGTMAPVAFLVDVCDNIYISGYNSPSDQPMTANSLYQTGSFYLAAFDVDMADLLFGTYYGGSHVDGGTSRFDKNGVIYQGVCSGMGSLQTTPWAWATNQTIGWDIGVFKIDFQVAGVNAAGAGTLNEGCAPIQIDFVNNSTGDGWIWDFGDGSLPVNAFEPSYTYTTPGAYTVTLIAYDSLACNMADTITFPVTIGQAQTLTGSFTYTQNSDCSTFQIITTNTSTGSPIAFEWDMGDGTQYTDTNVTHNYDLAGTYDIQLITYDPTGCSQPDTLLQQVFMAAPDTVGAVFTIDQVPNCDDVVVSTTNASSGNAPTYTWNMGDGTQLTGTDVTHTFSGPGTYTIQLIAVDSSTCNIIDSTEVQITIDPLVPIAAAFTIDQVFDCAQMIATTDNQSVGSNMAFEWNMGDGTLYTDSNATHTYTTPGTFDITLVVVDLWGCVPNDTSYTQVTIDPIDPVVADFVIQQTDSCTLLLVTTNNLSTGDSLSYSWDMGDGTVYDTFDPSHTYTDPGTYNVTLTITDLGCGQNDQMTLPVTLINELPTALVPTAIICFGETTVLDATSNVDSYVWSTGETTPTITVDHGGIFVVNVYTGTCFGQDSVEVFEGLLLDLTDSLNACPHAEVVLSVPMAGTAYQWETGSTSRTETVYGAGVYPYTVWDDLNCPHMDTITVIALDPDALLFAPNAFTPDGDGKNDTFIITGYGEGTTELLIFDRWGEKVYETGSPIKPWDGTYKGTPVKNDMYVYRLEYNAECARSEQATKLGHIMVVR from the coding sequence ATGGACATTACACTACACAGGTCGCTACGCAACTTGATCTTTTTGGCAGCGCTGTTGCCGATAAGCACTTTTGCGGAGCACGATCACGGATCCAGGTCCGTACGATTTTCCCGTAACCTTGGTCAATGGGACCAACCTGTACTTTACAAGTCGGGGGTGAACGGTGCTACGGTCTTCATGGAACGGAACGGTATCTCTTGGGTGAAATATGAAGATGGTACAAGTGAAAAGATCCATAATAGCGCCGAATTGAGCAAAGCAGAACGCGACGCTATGGTCATCAAAGGACACGCATGGCGGATGCGCTTTTTTCAGCCGTCCCAAGACCTTTCCGTAAGCGCGGAGGATATTCAACCCGGATATGAGAACTATTTCCTTGGTAATGAACCTTCGAAATGGAAACACCATGTCCCGGCTTTCAGCGAAGTGATCTATAACAATGTATGGGAAGGCATTGATGTTCGGTATCACGCGGTCGATGGTAATTTGAAATATGATGTGCTGTTAAAGGCAAATTCCGATCCGAATGATGTGGCTTTCTACTTTGATGGATTGGATGGGATCGCTGTTAATGCCGATGGACAGCTCATCATGTTAACCTCGGTCGGTAATGTGGTGGAATTGAAGCCGATCGCATTCTATAGCGATGGAACGAAAGAGCCGTTGAAGTGCGATTTCCAAGTTCGGCATGGTATGCTTCGTTTCCTTTTGGAGGAAGGGTATGACCATGATCGGCCTATCACGATCGACCCGGTGCTCATTGCTAGTACGTTGAGCGGAGCAGTAGGCAGTGATAATTATGGTCACTGTGCTACATATGATAACAGTGAGAATATCTATTCAGGCGCGCGTAATTTTGGATCCGGGTATCCGGCTACTGTGGGTGCGTTCCAAATTGCGAACGGTGGTGGTGGTACGGATATGTCCTTCAGTAAGTACAACCCGGATGGTAGCAACTTGATCTGGGCGACATACCTCGGTGGTTCTTCTGGTGAGAACCCCCACAGTATGATCGTGAACTCCCTTGGTGAATTGTGCATCCTCGGCTCAACAAGCTCCAGCAATTACCCTGTTTCCAGTGCAGCAATGTCTTCATCCAATGGAGGTGGCACGGATATGGTCATTACCCACTTCAGTGCGGATTGCTCTTCAGTGATCGGGTCTACATACGTCGGTGGTACCGCAGAAGACGGCGTCAACTCAATGTGGGGCAATTATGGCGAAACCTATCGTGGGGAGATCTTCCTGGATGGTGCGAACAACATACTTGTAGCGAGCTTCACGAGTTCTTCGAATTTCCCGACCACTGCAGGATGCCTTCAAGCTGGGCTCGGTGGAGCACAAGATGCCGTTGTGCTTGCCATACAACCGAACTGTAGCTCATTATTGTACAGCACTTATTTAGGTGGTACGGCCAATGACAGTGGCCTAGGATTGAGGATCGCCGCAAATGGTGATGTGTTCGTAACTGGTGGTACGGAAAGTTCCAATTTTCCAACCACTCCGGGGTCGGTCACCCCTTCATATATGGGAGGTACACGAGATGGCTATGTAGTGCGATTGACCAGTGATCTGACTTCAATGATCGCGGGCACGTTCTTCGGGACTGATGAGGAGGATACCTCGTACTTTCTTGATATCGACTTGAACGAGGATGTGTGGATCTATGGGCAAACGGAAGGGATCATACCTATTTCGCCCGTCGGAACATATGGCCAAGCAAACGCTGGGATTTTCATTGCCAAATTTTCCGGAGACCTTACCTCTCTTCCTATTACCACAACAATAGGTCCCATTGGCGGCGGCGGATGGGGTACAATGGCTCCGGTCGCCTTTTTGGTGGACGTTTGCGACAACATTTACATTTCAGGATATAACTCTCCGTCAGATCAACCAATGACCGCCAACTCACTCTATCAGACCGGCTCTTTCTATCTCGCCGCCTTTGATGTGGATATGGCCGACCTGCTTTTTGGTACCTATTACGGAGGATCCCACGTAGATGGTGGTACAAGCCGGTTCGATAAGAATGGCGTTATCTATCAAGGGGTGTGCAGTGGCATGGGAAGCTTGCAGACCACCCCTTGGGCATGGGCGACGAACCAGACCATTGGTTGGGATATCGGCGTATTCAAGATCGATTTTCAAGTTGCTGGTGTAAATGCGGCAGGTGCGGGTACGTTGAACGAAGGTTGCGCACCCATCCAGATCGACTTCGTGAATAACAGTACCGGTGATGGATGGATCTGGGATTTTGGCGACGGCAGCCTTCCGGTCAATGCCTTTGAACCTTCATATACCTATACGACGCCAGGTGCTTATACCGTTACGCTGATCGCCTACGATTCCCTCGCATGCAACATGGCCGATACAATAACTTTTCCGGTCACCATCGGGCAAGCGCAAACACTTACAGGATCATTCACCTACACGCAGAATTCTGACTGCTCCACGTTCCAGATCATTACCACGAATACGAGTACGGGATCGCCGATTGCTTTTGAATGGGATATGGGCGACGGTACGCAATACACCGATACCAACGTGACACACAATTATGATCTTGCCGGTACGTACGATATTCAACTGATTACGTATGATCCTACGGGTTGCTCCCAACCGGATACGTTGCTCCAGCAAGTATTCATGGCCGCTCCGGATACAGTGGGTGCGGTGTTTACTATTGATCAAGTGCCGAACTGTGATGACGTTGTGGTTTCCACAACGAATGCGTCGAGCGGAAATGCTCCAACGTACACATGGAACATGGGTGATGGGACACAATTGACCGGAACGGATGTTACCCATACGTTCTCCGGACCAGGCACCTACACCATCCAACTCATTGCGGTCGATAGTTCAACCTGTAATATCATCGACTCCACCGAAGTGCAGATCACCATTGATCCATTGGTACCGATCGCTGCGGCCTTCACCATTGATCAAGTTTTTGATTGTGCGCAGATGATAGCGACCACGGATAATCAAAGCGTTGGATCCAACATGGCGTTTGAATGGAACATGGGCGATGGCACCCTGTATACCGATTCCAATGCAACACATACGTATACCACACCAGGAACATTCGATATCACATTGGTCGTCGTGGATCTCTGGGGTTGTGTGCCGAATGATACAAGCTATACACAGGTCACCATTGACCCCATTGACCCCGTGGTCGCCGACTTTGTGATTCAACAGACCGATAGCTGCACACTATTGCTTGTTACAACCAACAACCTGAGTACCGGAGATAGTTTGAGCTATTCGTGGGACATGGGAGACGGTACGGTGTACGATACGTTCGATCCTTCGCACACATATACGGATCCTGGTACCTACAACGTAACCCTCACCATCACCGATCTAGGGTGCGGTCAGAACGATCAAATGACCTTGCCGGTGACACTGATCAATGAGCTGCCTACGGCGCTCGTTCCGACCGCGATCATTTGCTTTGGAGAAACGACTGTGCTGGATGCAACATCGAATGTGGATTCCTATGTCTGGAGCACTGGTGAAACAACACCGACCATCACGGTGGATCATGGCGGAATATTTGTCGTGAACGTGTATACCGGAACATGCTTTGGTCAAGATTCAGTTGAAGTATTCGAAGGATTGCTATTGGATCTTACTGATTCATTGAATGCATGTCCACATGCGGAAGTTGTTCTTTCGGTGCCCATGGCGGGAACGGCCTATCAGTGGGAAACTGGAAGTACAAGTAGAACGGAGACCGTGTATGGTGCAGGAGTTTATCCATATACCGTATGGGATGACCTGAACTGCCCGCACATGGATACCATCACGGTCATCGCGTTGGATCCGGACGCATTGTTGTTCGCTCCGAACGCATTTACACCGGATGGTGATGGAAAGAATGATACGTTCATCATTACCGGATACGGAGAAGGCACTACCGAACTGCTCATCTTCGATCGCTGGGGCGAGAAGGTCTATGAGACCGGTTCACCCATCAAACCATGGGATGGTACATATAAAGGCACACCAGTAAAGAATGACATGTACGTCTACCGATTGGAATACAACGCTGAATGTGCACGTTCCGAACAGGCAACAAAATTGGGCCATATCATGGTCGTACGCTGA
- a CDS encoding gliding motility-associated C-terminal domain-containing protein, with the protein MIRNFLLISFAFWCSSLLAHEHVRIPSAGYDGLEFHENKGQWPDQVLYRALTEGGAVFVEKGAFTYVITSGGEYRIHGGKTEDAEPLRMHAYSVQFDGAAMVGQEGIGRMPHYVNYFLGNDPSKWGTGAGAFEGAMLKDMYPGIDLRVSGKGGMKYDWLVAPGADASLIVMHYQGQDKIHVEGGMLFIETSAGRVVEQRPVAWQVVHGTERSVAACYVLKNDRVQFEFPDGIDPNYPLVIDPVVSFSTYSGSNADNFGLTATYDESGNLYGGGSAFGIGYPTTLGVQQPGFGGGTVDMGITKFNPTGTAQVWSTYIGGTGNDIPHSMVVNSADELYILGTTSSTDLPLSAGAFETIFNGGTSPPFGGSYGFTYTAGCDIAVIHLDASATSLIGGTYVGGSGNDGLNQFTPLLRNYGDPFRGEIIMDQAENPIVITSTTSTNLFTTPGAVQSTFGGGLDAYLFRLDPLLTTMSWATYYGGSGNDAGFGVQISSTGEIYATGGTQSADLLMAGTPASGALAGQVDGFIARFSADGSTLLSSTYLGTTEFDQSYFVQLDTQDDVYVVGQTAGNFPITPGKYNNANGSQFIQKFSTDLSTSIWSTRIGSTGVENISPSAFLVSICGQIYFSGWGGSTNPAGGGVSTSSTVGLPVTTDAYQQTTDGSDFYLMVLNQEAVSLAYATFFGGTAAEHVDGGTSRFDKDGVVYQAVCAGCGSGSFPTTPGAWSSTDMGQNCNLGVFKIDFEQGVSANIEVSANGLSGCLGSPITFTANGNAELWTWDLGDGSGIQFGDVVVHTYSAVGVYNVMLIGSDSASCNGADTAYVSVNIIEPFDQLPEFAGIPNSDCQGFSAEFFNTTVGDLAYHWDFGDGQTSTSTNPVHTYSGPGDYDVVLAAIDLVCLDTVFLTQRITLDPPFMVIDLPSPIAICNGSSVQLSAGPGFDTYAWSTGSTTSTITVTQPGEYWVNVTDGICLGSDTIQVFAQPTHPSAGDVLTCPGDSPLLSVPFLTSSVVWNTGDTSATILATGSGDYSFTATDEYGCVVRDTVNVTLVALADGLAFVPNVFSPNGDSKNDTFQVTGLAVDQFNMQVFNRWGQEMYSASNPSAGWNGGLDNSSNKVPDGTYFYIISFKDRCDTEPLTTHKGHVTLVR; encoded by the coding sequence ATGATCCGAAATTTCCTCCTCATCAGCTTTGCCTTCTGGTGTTCTTCATTGTTGGCACACGAGCACGTTCGCATTCCCAGTGCGGGTTACGACGGGTTGGAATTCCACGAGAACAAAGGGCAATGGCCGGATCAGGTGCTCTATCGTGCCCTTACCGAAGGTGGTGCTGTGTTCGTTGAAAAAGGAGCATTCACCTATGTGATCACTTCCGGCGGTGAATACCGGATCCATGGCGGTAAAACCGAAGACGCAGAGCCGTTGCGCATGCACGCTTATTCCGTACAGTTCGATGGAGCTGCAATGGTTGGGCAAGAAGGAATTGGCCGCATGCCACATTACGTTAATTACTTTTTGGGCAATGATCCTTCGAAATGGGGCACAGGTGCTGGAGCTTTTGAAGGAGCCATGTTGAAGGACATGTATCCCGGTATCGATCTTCGTGTATCGGGGAAAGGTGGAATGAAGTACGATTGGTTGGTGGCGCCAGGGGCCGACGCTTCGTTGATAGTGATGCATTACCAAGGGCAGGATAAGATCCATGTTGAAGGGGGGATGTTGTTCATTGAAACTTCTGCTGGCAGGGTGGTGGAGCAACGTCCGGTCGCGTGGCAGGTGGTACACGGAACGGAACGGTCTGTTGCCGCATGTTATGTTCTGAAGAACGACCGTGTTCAGTTCGAATTCCCTGATGGTATTGATCCAAACTATCCACTTGTCATTGATCCGGTGGTATCGTTCAGTACCTACTCCGGTAGTAATGCCGATAATTTCGGACTTACAGCAACCTATGATGAAAGCGGAAACCTCTATGGCGGAGGAAGTGCTTTTGGGATAGGTTACCCGACGACCTTGGGGGTGCAACAACCAGGATTCGGTGGTGGAACCGTGGATATGGGTATCACGAAATTCAATCCTACAGGAACGGCTCAGGTATGGAGCACGTACATCGGTGGGACCGGAAACGATATTCCGCACAGTATGGTCGTGAACAGTGCAGATGAACTGTACATTCTTGGTACCACATCCTCGACCGATCTTCCGTTGAGCGCCGGGGCGTTCGAGACCATTTTCAACGGTGGTACGTCTCCTCCATTTGGTGGGTCATATGGTTTCACGTATACAGCGGGTTGTGATATTGCCGTGATCCATTTGGATGCATCAGCAACATCGCTGATCGGGGGAACCTACGTTGGTGGTTCCGGGAACGATGGGTTGAATCAATTTACACCGTTGTTGCGCAATTATGGCGATCCATTCCGGGGTGAGATCATTATGGATCAAGCGGAGAACCCGATCGTGATCACGAGTACAACAAGTACAAACCTTTTCACTACACCAGGTGCAGTTCAGAGTACGTTCGGCGGTGGCTTGGATGCTTATTTATTCCGCTTGGATCCACTGCTGACTACCATGTCGTGGGCTACATATTATGGGGGATCAGGAAATGATGCAGGATTTGGTGTGCAGATATCATCCACCGGTGAGATCTATGCAACAGGTGGTACGCAAAGCGCGGATCTATTAATGGCCGGGACTCCTGCTTCAGGTGCTTTGGCAGGACAAGTAGACGGTTTTATCGCGCGATTCTCTGCGGATGGATCCACGTTGCTTTCATCCACTTACCTCGGCACAACGGAATTCGATCAGAGCTACTTTGTGCAATTGGATACGCAGGATGATGTATACGTTGTTGGTCAGACAGCTGGGAACTTTCCGATCACACCGGGCAAATACAACAACGCGAATGGTTCGCAGTTCATTCAGAAATTCTCGACTGACCTGAGTACATCGATCTGGTCCACACGCATCGGAAGTACCGGTGTTGAGAACATCAGTCCTTCTGCATTTCTGGTCAGTATCTGTGGTCAGATCTACTTCAGTGGATGGGGTGGTTCCACCAATCCTGCAGGTGGGGGAGTTTCCACAAGTTCCACCGTCGGGCTTCCTGTTACAACTGATGCTTATCAACAGACGACTGATGGAAGTGATTTCTACTTGATGGTACTGAACCAGGAAGCGGTCTCTTTGGCCTACGCTACTTTCTTTGGAGGTACTGCAGCAGAACATGTGGATGGCGGTACATCACGGTTCGATAAGGATGGGGTTGTCTACCAAGCTGTTTGCGCTGGTTGTGGTAGTGGGAGTTTTCCCACAACTCCAGGAGCATGGAGTAGTACCGATATGGGGCAGAATTGTAACCTAGGTGTATTCAAGATCGATTTTGAACAAGGCGTGAGCGCAAACATAGAGGTAAGTGCAAATGGACTCTCCGGTTGTTTGGGTTCGCCGATCACCTTTACCGCTAATGGGAATGCCGAGTTGTGGACGTGGGACCTCGGTGATGGCAGCGGCATACAATTCGGTGATGTAGTGGTCCATACGTATTCTGCTGTTGGCGTTTATAATGTAATGCTAATTGGTTCCGATAGTGCTTCGTGCAATGGAGCGGATACGGCCTACGTCTCTGTGAATATAATCGAACCATTTGATCAACTACCGGAATTCGCTGGCATCCCGAATAGCGATTGCCAAGGATTTTCCGCTGAATTCTTTAATACCACTGTCGGCGATCTAGCCTACCATTGGGATTTCGGTGATGGACAAACGAGTACCAGCACCAACCCCGTTCATACATACAGTGGGCCTGGCGATTATGACGTTGTTCTTGCAGCGATAGATCTGGTCTGTTTGGATACCGTCTTCCTCACACAACGCATTACGCTTGATCCTCCATTCATGGTGATCGACCTACCATCTCCGATCGCGATCTGCAACGGAAGCTCCGTTCAACTATCCGCCGGACCCGGTTTCGATACCTATGCATGGTCAACAGGAAGTACAACTAGCACGATCACCGTAACCCAACCGGGAGAGTATTGGGTAAATGTGACCGATGGGATCTGCCTTGGTTCGGATACGATCCAAGTGTTTGCACAACCGACTCATCCAAGCGCAGGTGATGTGTTAACTTGTCCAGGGGACAGTCCGTTGTTGAGTGTACCGTTCCTTACTAGTAGTGTTGTCTGGAATACCGGTGATACCTCTGCGACGATCCTTGCAACTGGTTCTGGTGATTATTCCTTTACAGCAACGGACGAGTATGGCTGCGTTGTTCGCGATACGGTGAATGTGACACTGGTGGCTCTGGCTGATGGCTTGGCTTTCGTTCCGAACGTGTTCTCTCCGAACGGAGATAGCAAGAATGATACATTCCAGGTCACAGGACTAGCCGTGGATCAATTCAACATGCAGGTCTTCAACCGTTGGGGGCAAGAGATGTACAGTGCTAGCAACCCTTCGGCGGGTTGGAATGGTGGTCTGGATAACAGTTCCAACAAAGTTCCGGATGGTACGTATTTCTACATCATCTCTTTCAAGGATCGGTGTGATACTGAGCCATTAACGACACATAAAGGCCATGTGACCTTGGTGCGATAG